The following coding sequences lie in one Vitis vinifera cultivar Pinot Noir 40024 chromosome 19, ASM3070453v1 genomic window:
- the LOC100257151 gene encoding uncharacterized protein LOC100257151: MDAPVRPCSDIDNITDEKARTQDLGSFVAMAVMGDDPFGSFSIRDEKVEAVDLLEVCWFFENLLERRKMMSRCYSDPCTSSNFCQEMMVRNSYANDRSPPEKLPEGDDCVGHTSPSLPCLGRREATQEEGPGSGPSKSTQNHLLGSPSLPPSVERREGEIQVKDVDLVQPNLLRAPSLAPCVGRKEGAVQEGEIGLETGKLTQKSSQRGLLRAPSMPPCVGREGLIQYKERDPRSSKLTRTTSLSPPDILPRQHTSKGLAQNYGTPRHRLLRKQEEGTMSMNVAKEMRRRYLNQTNVIRKSLSDLEYEEVQGFKDLGFTFEKEDLSPSVVNILPGLQVKDRGGPVEEDSVRRPYLSEAWIEQCSAPPIPNWVGKSSAQDMKAQIKFWARAVASNVHQEC; this comes from the exons ATGGATGCCCCAGTTAGGCCATGTTCAGATATTGATAATATAACAGATGAAAAGGCCAGAACACAAGATCTCGGTAGCTTTGTGGCTATGGCGGTGATGGGAGATGACCCTTTTGGCTCTTTTTCTATCAGGGATGAGAAGGTGGAGGCTGTGGATCTTTTGGAAGTGTGCTGGTTCTTTGAGAACTTGCTTGAGAGGAGAAAAATGATGTCTAGATGTTACTCAGATCCTTGCACTTCTTCCAACTTTTGTCAAGAGATGATGGTAAGGAACTCATATGCCAATGATCGCAGCCCTCCAGAGAAACTCCCCGAAGGAGATGATTGTGTTGGTCATACTTCACCTTCACTGCCTTGTTTAGGGAGGAGAGAGGCAACCCAAGAGGAAGGACCCGGTTCAGGACCGAGCAAGTCGACTCAGAATCATTTGCTCGGGTCGCCGTCACTGCCGCCTAGTGTAGAGAGAAGGGAAGGAGAAATACAAGTGAAGGATGTTGATTTGGTGCAGCCTAATTTGCTTAGGGCACCATCACTGGCACCTTGTGTAGGGAGGAAGGAAGGAGCAGTCCAAGAAGGGGAAATCGGATTGGAAACAGGCAAATTGACTCAAAAATCGTCGCAGCGAGGTTTGCTTAGAGCCCCATCAATGCCACCTTGTGTGGGGAGGGAAGGACTGATTCAATACAAAGAAAGGGATCCTAGAAGCAGCAAATTGACTAGGACAACATCCCTTAGCCCTCCTGATATCTTGCCTCGACAGCACACTTCTAAG GGTTTGGCCCAAAACTATGGCACACCAAGGCATCGACTGCTCAGAAAACAAGAAGAGGGGACTATGTCCATGAACGTAGCCAAGGAGATGAGGCGTCGATACCTCAATCAAACCAATGTGATAAGGAAGAGTCTAAGCGATCTTGAGTATGAAGAAGTACAAGGATTCAAGGACTTGGGGTTCACATTTGAGAAAGAAGATTTAAGCCCAAGTGTGGTGAACATACTGCCTGGTCTACAAGTCAAGGACAGAGGAGGCCCAGTGGAGGAAGACAGTGTGAGGAGGCCTTACCTTTCTGAGGCATGGATTGAGCAGTGCTCAGCTCCTCCAATCCCAAATTGGGTTGGCAAAAGTTCAGCACAAGACATGAAGGCACAAATCAAGTTTTGGGCAAGAGCTGTGGCCTCCAATGTGCACCAAGAGTGCTGA